A single genomic interval of Neisseria leonii harbors:
- the yccS gene encoding YccS family putative transporter, which translates to MYPTFGREVKTAPYRFQTACCGIGAAAVYNKPFSLRTMMMLSIKTPPVNAKVMAAVPVLVSVCAAAWAVRYWALSALAVPLVLGVVAGGLVDLDNRFSGRLKNMLISLSAFALSSLAVQLTFGRPLWFVPTMTLLAFVFTLIGVAGVRYRTIAFGTLAVAVYTTLTYRAEAVWYAVPLMICGGALLYHAAALLVHALFPHRPVQENVAGAYAALAAFLDSKAGFFDPDEVGCLERRQIDLAMKNQRLTAAFNQCRSTLFYRMRGQHRHPRTGRMLHYYFAAQDIHERAGSSFIRHQEVVARLKNSDLVFRCRRLLELQADACRAVADALRANRPYRYDERLARAGRGLRQSLKYYEENSAAAEERHTLARLIENLCAVSDQLESLERAADDMPSAVSDGIAHSDGGSGREVWQSLKNGMTLQSATFRHAVRMALLVSVCGVVVELLAIHQGYWIMLTAVFVCQPNYSATQTRLKQRIVGTLAGVLVGSLLPYFTPSLEAELMIVVASTTLFFFFRSHKYSYSTFFITIQALASFSIAGYDLNGALPLRLIDTVIGAALAWAAVSYLWPDWHYLQLNRTGAQAVAGSAEYLRNILKQLQQGAADDMAYRTARRRAHEKAAALSSTVSDMSGEPEKYGGRINDGFTLLKINYSLLGYIASLGACRSQNRHGLADSEFVRHYFAAGGVLCGLLENMEEEDRTRWQQDHDSLLADLAALRQLPEYEDGQNHLLWQQLSLIARVAGPAYQALHGAAHLRPDVKLQAEL; encoded by the coding sequence TTGTATCCGACTTTTGGCCGCGAAGTGAAAACCGCCCCATACCGTTTTCAGACGGCCTGTTGCGGTATCGGCGCGGCGGCGGTGTACAATAAGCCGTTTTCTTTGCGGACGATGATGATGTTGAGCATCAAAACCCCACCGGTCAATGCCAAAGTGATGGCCGCCGTGCCGGTATTGGTCAGCGTATGCGCGGCGGCTTGGGCGGTGAGATATTGGGCTTTGTCGGCTTTGGCCGTGCCGCTGGTGCTGGGTGTTGTGGCGGGCGGGTTGGTGGACTTGGACAACCGTTTCAGCGGCCGTCTGAAAAATATGCTGATTTCGCTGTCGGCATTTGCCTTATCGTCGCTGGCGGTGCAGCTGACTTTCGGCCGGCCGCTGTGGTTTGTGCCGACCATGACGCTGCTGGCGTTTGTGTTCACCCTGATCGGCGTGGCGGGTGTGCGCTACCGTACCATCGCGTTCGGTACCTTGGCGGTGGCGGTTTACACGACGCTGACTTATCGGGCGGAGGCCGTCTGGTATGCCGTGCCGCTGATGATCTGCGGCGGCGCACTGCTTTACCATGCGGCCGCGCTGTTGGTGCACGCGCTGTTTCCGCACCGGCCGGTTCAGGAAAACGTGGCGGGCGCGTATGCCGCGCTGGCGGCGTTTCTTGACAGCAAGGCCGGGTTTTTCGATCCCGACGAAGTCGGCTGCCTGGAACGGCGGCAAATCGATTTGGCGATGAAAAACCAGCGGCTGACCGCCGCCTTCAATCAATGCCGCAGTACGCTGTTTTACCGTATGCGCGGCCAGCACCGCCACCCGCGTACCGGCCGGATGCTGCATTATTATTTTGCCGCACAGGACATACACGAGCGCGCAGGTTCGAGCTTTATCCGCCATCAGGAAGTGGTGGCGCGGCTGAAAAACAGCGATTTGGTGTTCCGCTGCCGGCGGCTGTTGGAATTGCAGGCCGATGCCTGCCGCGCGGTGGCCGACGCATTGCGTGCCAACCGGCCGTACCGTTACGACGAACGTTTGGCTCGGGCGGGGCGCGGTTTGCGCCAGTCTTTGAAGTACTATGAGGAAAACAGCGCGGCGGCGGAAGAGCGGCATACGCTGGCACGGCTGATAGAGAATTTGTGTGCCGTCAGCGACCAGCTGGAAAGTTTGGAACGGGCGGCAGACGATATGCCGTCTGCTGTTTCAGACGGCATTGCCCACAGTGACGGCGGCAGCGGGCGCGAAGTGTGGCAGTCGCTGAAAAACGGCATGACGCTGCAATCGGCCACATTCCGTCATGCGGTGCGTATGGCGCTGCTGGTGTCGGTATGCGGGGTGGTGGTGGAACTGCTGGCCATTCATCAGGGCTATTGGATTATGCTGACGGCGGTATTTGTCTGCCAGCCCAATTATTCGGCCACCCAAACCCGCCTCAAACAGCGTATTGTCGGCACATTGGCCGGTGTGCTGGTCGGATCGCTGCTGCCGTATTTCACGCCCTCGTTGGAAGCGGAACTGATGATTGTGGTGGCTTCCACCACGCTGTTCTTCTTTTTCCGCAGCCACAAATACAGTTACTCCACCTTTTTTATCACCATTCAGGCACTCGCCAGTTTTTCGATTGCGGGCTACGATTTGAACGGCGCGCTGCCGCTGCGCCTGATTGATACCGTGATCGGCGCGGCATTGGCGTGGGCGGCGGTATCGTATTTGTGGCCGGACTGGCACTATTTGCAGTTGAACCGAACCGGTGCTCAGGCAGTGGCGGGCAGCGCGGAATATCTGCGTAATATCCTGAAACAGTTGCAGCAGGGGGCGGCTGACGATATGGCCTACCGTACCGCCCGCCGTCGGGCACACGAAAAAGCGGCGGCCTTGTCCAGCACGGTATCGGATATGTCGGGCGAGCCGGAAAAGTACGGCGGCCGCATCAACGACGGGTTTACGCTGCTGAAAATCAATTATTCGCTGCTGGGCTATATTGCTTCACTCGGTGCCTGCCGCAGCCAGAACCGGCACGGCTTGGCGGATTCGGAGTTTGTGCGGCACTATTTTGCCGCAGGCGGCGTGTTGTGCGGCCTGCTGGAAAATATGGAAGAAGAGGACCGTACGCGCTGGCAGCAAGACCATGACAGCCTTTTGGCCGATTTGGCGGCTTTGCGGCAGTTGCCGGAATACGAAGACGGGCAGAATCATCTGCTCTGGCAACAGCTTTCGCTGATTGCGCGGGTTGCCGGGCCGGCTTATCAGGCATTGCACGGTGCGGCGCATCTGCGGCCGGATGTCAAATTGCAGGCAGAGCTGTAG
- a CDS encoding catalase, whose translation MSKCPVNHLTMSNGAPVADNQNSLTAGPRGPLLAQDLWLNEKLADFAREVIPERRMHAKGSGAFGTFTVTHDITKYTRAAIFSEVGKKTEMFARFTTVAGERGAADAERDIRGFALKFYTEEGNWDMVGNNTPVFFLRDPRKFPDLNKAVKRDPRTNMRSPTNNWDFWTLLPEAFHQVTIVMSDRGIPKSYRHMHGFGSHTYSFWNKDGERFWVKFHFRSQQGIENLTDAEAEAVIGKDRESHQKDLYEAIEQGNFPKWTMYVQIMPETDAEKVPYHPFDLTKVWPKGDYPLIEVGEFELNKNPENFFADVEQAAFAPSNLVPGIGVSPDKMLQARLFNYADAQRYRLGVNRNQIPVNAPRCPVASNHRDGQGRVDGNYGGFKHYEPNSFGVWQQQPEYAEPPLKISGDAAHWDFRADDDDYFSQPRALFNLMNDSQKQALFDNTAAAMGDAPDFIKYRHIRNCNKCDAAYGEGVAKALGLTVADALAAYDTDPAKGQAGLLKP comes from the coding sequence ATGTCCAAATGTCCTGTAAACCACCTCACCATGAGTAACGGTGCGCCTGTTGCCGACAACCAAAACAGCCTGACTGCTGGTCCTCGTGGGCCGCTGCTTGCCCAAGATTTGTGGCTGAATGAAAAACTTGCCGATTTTGCCCGTGAGGTCATTCCAGAGCGGCGTATGCACGCCAAAGGCTCGGGAGCGTTCGGTACTTTTACCGTAACCCATGATATTACCAAATACACCCGTGCCGCCATTTTTAGCGAAGTCGGTAAAAAAACCGAGATGTTCGCCCGTTTTACCACCGTGGCAGGCGAGCGGGGTGCTGCCGATGCCGAACGCGATATTCGTGGTTTTGCCTTGAAGTTCTACACCGAAGAGGGCAACTGGGATATGGTCGGCAACAATACGCCGGTATTTTTCTTGCGGGACCCACGCAAATTCCCTGATTTAAACAAAGCGGTCAAACGCGACCCTCGTACCAATATGCGTTCGCCGACCAATAACTGGGATTTTTGGACGCTGTTGCCTGAGGCATTCCACCAAGTTACCATCGTCATGAGCGACCGCGGTATTCCCAAATCCTACCGCCATATGCACGGATTTGGCAGCCATACTTACAGCTTTTGGAATAAAGACGGCGAGCGGTTTTGGGTGAAATTTCACTTCCGCAGCCAGCAGGGTATTGAGAATTTGACTGATGCCGAAGCCGAAGCGGTGATTGGCAAAGACCGTGAAAGCCACCAAAAAGATTTGTATGAAGCCATCGAGCAGGGCAATTTCCCCAAGTGGACGATGTATGTGCAAATCATGCCTGAGACAGATGCCGAAAAAGTGCCGTACCACCCCTTTGATTTGACCAAAGTCTGGCCAAAAGGCGATTATCCGCTGATTGAAGTGGGCGAGTTTGAGCTGAACAAAAACCCTGAAAACTTCTTTGCCGATGTTGAGCAGGCGGCATTTGCACCGAGCAATCTCGTACCGGGGATTGGCGTATCGCCTGATAAGATGTTGCAGGCACGCCTGTTCAACTATGCCGATGCCCAGCGTTACCGCCTAGGCGTAAACCGCAACCAAATCCCTGTCAATGCTCCGCGTTGCCCTGTTGCAAGCAATCACCGAGACGGACAGGGGCGTGTGGACGGCAATTACGGCGGCTTCAAGCACTACGAGCCGAACAGCTTCGGCGTGTGGCAACAGCAGCCTGAATACGCCGAGCCGCCTTTGAAAATCAGCGGCGACGCTGCCCATTGGGATTTTCGTGCCGATGATGACGATTATTTCAGCCAGCCGCGAGCGTTGTTTAACCTCATGAACGACAGCCAAAAACAGGCACTGTTTGACAATACCGCCGCAGCGATGGGCGATGCCCCTGATTTCATCAAATACCGCCATATCAGAAACTGCAACAAATGCGATGCCGCATACGGCGAGGGCGTTGCCAAAGCATTGGGGCTGACCGTTGCCGATGCACTGGCGGCGTATGACACCGATCCAGCTAAGGGGCAGGCAGGATTATTAAAGCCGTGA